In Acaryochloris marina S15, a single genomic region encodes these proteins:
- a CDS encoding FAD-dependent oxidoreductase, translating to MNMTGNGIFEEHFFLRPTADQELVTSILIVGGSTAAYGATLGALQAGSQVCLVQPQLVLGGQFTAQGLPASDDGKLLTPYELIPSHRRDPNQLRDSECFALSRSQRQFRQCQRQQQPVNNQIIQNPGGSWVSHLSVTPTVAADCLNTAIRPYLEQGLLTLIPWSTPIKILMEESPRRIMGVQFKDAQTHHHFTVRAQITIEATDLGDLLELGNIPSRVGQESRSQTQEAALPEDSHPECQQAITFCAVVERSSQHTSPLSAPSGYDHQPWLQSCDFTDEFWIHQPDQWQKYDFYDPDGMFRYRRVYRSQDSDAVQPGDITVLNWATSPLGVNGGPPDSSAPLGCGNDYPFGCLVGISPEKRQEQVIRARDRTQAYIHYLQTHSHPELKPRGDLTWTEDGIALEPYIREARRGIALTTIRHEDVAAKFFPNQMRARTFTDSVGIGQYHYLDVHPNHAPGHVELGDGHDALPFTLPLSALIPIDTEGLILSAKSIGTTHITNASYRMHSMEWAIGEAGGHLAAFALMEGVTIQNITEQQTLRIQFQTHLTHQGIPIIWFNDVSHDDPDFAAIQVLTATGILPLQNLQTLNFMPDQAVIWRRFRRALAQVLQWSLESDISNLASLEPTPSAARAQLVRENSLDRFQFDPEHPISLSQSKRLLEQLSLDPLPATFNASLVENKPITNRIAAQILWHLWTSIPHL from the coding sequence ATGAATATGACGGGTAATGGCATCTTTGAGGAGCATTTCTTCCTCCGCCCCACCGCCGACCAGGAATTAGTCACCTCCATCCTGATTGTGGGGGGATCTACCGCCGCCTATGGAGCAACCTTAGGAGCGTTACAGGCTGGGAGCCAAGTGTGCTTAGTGCAGCCTCAACTAGTCCTAGGCGGACAGTTCACAGCCCAAGGCTTACCGGCCTCTGATGATGGCAAGTTATTAACCCCCTATGAGCTGATCCCCTCCCATCGACGAGATCCCAATCAATTAAGGGATAGTGAGTGCTTTGCATTGTCGCGATCACAACGACAATTCCGACAATGCCAACGTCAGCAACAACCCGTTAATAACCAAATCATTCAAAATCCTGGAGGCAGTTGGGTTAGTCATCTGTCCGTCACGCCAACAGTAGCTGCAGACTGTCTTAATACAGCGATTCGGCCCTATTTAGAGCAAGGTTTATTGACGCTTATTCCTTGGTCAACTCCCATAAAGATATTGATGGAAGAATCGCCACGCCGAATCATGGGCGTTCAGTTCAAAGATGCACAGACTCACCATCACTTCACCGTTAGGGCACAAATCACTATTGAGGCCACGGATCTGGGGGACCTGCTCGAACTCGGCAATATTCCCTCGCGCGTGGGGCAAGAGTCCCGTTCCCAAACCCAGGAAGCCGCATTACCCGAAGATTCTCACCCTGAATGCCAGCAGGCCATCACGTTTTGTGCCGTAGTCGAGCGTAGTTCCCAACATACATCCCCCCTATCAGCCCCATCAGGGTATGACCATCAACCATGGCTACAATCCTGCGATTTCACCGATGAGTTTTGGATCCACCAGCCGGATCAATGGCAAAAATATGACTTTTACGATCCAGACGGTATGTTTCGGTATCGTCGGGTGTATCGCAGTCAGGATAGTGATGCCGTTCAGCCTGGAGATATCACTGTTCTCAACTGGGCCACAAGTCCCTTAGGGGTTAATGGCGGGCCGCCAGATTCCTCAGCTCCACTAGGGTGTGGCAATGATTATCCCTTTGGTTGCCTAGTCGGAATTAGCCCAGAGAAACGACAAGAACAGGTGATACGGGCGCGCGATCGCACCCAAGCCTATATCCACTACCTCCAAACTCATAGTCACCCCGAACTCAAACCCAGAGGAGATTTGACCTGGACCGAAGATGGTATTGCCCTAGAACCTTATATCCGAGAAGCCCGCCGCGGCATCGCACTCACCACCATTCGCCATGAAGATGTTGCGGCCAAATTTTTCCCCAATCAGATGCGAGCCCGGACTTTTACAGACAGCGTGGGCATCGGTCAATACCATTACCTCGACGTTCACCCCAACCATGCCCCTGGACATGTGGAGTTAGGAGATGGTCACGATGCCCTGCCGTTTACTCTGCCCTTGTCAGCTTTAATCCCCATAGATACTGAAGGGCTGATCCTATCTGCCAAAAGTATCGGCACCACTCACATTACCAATGCCTCTTATCGCATGCATTCTATGGAATGGGCCATTGGTGAAGCTGGAGGTCATTTAGCCGCCTTTGCTCTTATGGAAGGCGTGACCATACAAAACATCACGGAACAGCAGACACTACGAATACAGTTCCAAACCCATCTAACCCATCAGGGCATTCCCATCATTTGGTTTAACGACGTAAGTCATGACGATCCAGACTTTGCAGCTATTCAAGTGTTAACAGCCACAGGAATTCTCCCACTCCAGAACCTGCAAACCTTAAACTTCATGCCCGATCAGGCTGTCATCTGGAGGCGCTTTCGGAGGGCATTGGCACAAGTATTGCAATGGTCCCTTGAATCCGACATCTCGAATCTTGCTTCTCTAGAACCAACCCCCTCTGCTGCTAGAGCTCAGCTTGTAAGGGAAAACAGCCTAGACCGTTTTCAATTCGATCCTGAACACCCCATCTCCCTTAGCCAAAGCAAACGGTTACTTGAGCAGCTATCCCTAGACCCTCTACCAGCAACCTTTAACGCTTCATTAGTTGAGAACAAACCTATTACGAACCGGATTGCTGCCCAGATTTTGTGGCACCTATGGACATCTATCCCCCATCTTTAA
- the clpB gene encoding ATP-dependent chaperone ClpB: MQPTNHDQFTEKAWAAIVRTSDLAKEAQQQQIESEHLLQALVEEDGLAGQIFTKAGADVQRVRDRTTEFINRQAKLTTPSESVYLGRSLDTLFDRAENFRRSLGDDFISIEHLVLGYIEDDRFGQPLLQGLGITEPMLKQTVTEIRGSHKVTDKNPEGKYESLEKYGRDLTELAREGKLDPVIGRDDEIRRTIQILSRRTKNNPVLIGEPGVGKTAIAEGLAQRIVARDVPESLRDRKLIALDMGSLIAGAKYRGEFEERLKSVLKEVTESDGLMILFIDEIHTVVGAGASQGAMDAGNLLKPMLARGELRCIGATTLDEYRKYIEKDAALERRFQQVYIDQPNIQDTVSILRGLKERYEVHHGVRISDNALVAAATLSTRYISDRFLPDKAIDLMDEAAAKLKMEITSKPEELDEIDRKILQLEMERLSLEKESDRSSLERLERIEQEIANLQEDQKTLNAQWQSEKQIIDDIQTIKEEIDRVNIEIQQAERNYDLNHAAELKYGRLTNLQRQLESAEAQLAQRQTNTNSLLREEVTDADIAEIISKWTGIPVSKLVASEMEKLLHLEDELHQRVIGQEEAVTAVSDAIQRSRAGLADPNRPIASFIFLGPTGVGKTELGKALAAYLFDTEDAMVRIDMSEYMEKHTVARMIGAPPGYVGYDEGGQLTEAVRRRPYAVILFDEIEKAHPDVFNIMLQILDDGRVTDSQGRTIDFKNAVIIMTSNIGSQHILDLAGDDSRYSEMQSRVMDAMRSHFRPEFLNRIDELIIFRSLRKDQLRNITKIQVQRLAKRLGDRKMSLKLSETALDFLAEVGYDPVYGARPLKRAIQRELETQIAKAILRGDFGEGDTIFTDVESERLTFKRMGAEVLTTSS, translated from the coding sequence ATGCAACCCACCAATCATGACCAATTTACCGAGAAGGCTTGGGCTGCGATTGTACGGACCTCTGACTTGGCGAAAGAGGCCCAGCAACAGCAAATTGAGAGCGAACATCTTCTACAAGCGCTCGTTGAAGAAGATGGTTTAGCGGGACAAATTTTTACCAAGGCTGGAGCTGATGTGCAGCGAGTCCGCGATCGCACCACGGAATTCATTAATCGACAAGCCAAGCTCACCACTCCCAGCGAGTCGGTTTACCTAGGTCGAAGTCTAGACACCCTCTTTGATCGAGCCGAAAACTTTCGCCGCTCCCTCGGGGATGACTTTATCTCCATTGAGCACTTGGTTTTAGGCTATATCGAAGATGATCGATTCGGCCAGCCCCTCCTCCAAGGGCTAGGCATCACGGAGCCAATGCTCAAGCAAACCGTCACCGAAATTCGGGGGAGTCATAAAGTCACGGACAAGAATCCAGAGGGAAAGTATGAATCCCTAGAAAAATATGGTCGGGACCTGACGGAACTGGCGCGGGAAGGCAAGCTAGATCCTGTGATTGGCCGAGATGATGAGATTCGACGCACCATCCAAATCCTGTCGCGGCGTACGAAGAATAATCCAGTTTTGATTGGAGAACCGGGCGTCGGCAAAACAGCCATCGCAGAAGGGTTAGCCCAGCGAATTGTGGCCCGCGATGTGCCGGAATCCTTGCGCGATCGAAAATTGATTGCCCTAGATATGGGGTCCCTGATTGCTGGGGCTAAATATCGGGGTGAATTCGAAGAACGTCTCAAGTCCGTCCTCAAAGAAGTCACCGAGTCAGATGGGCTGATGATCTTGTTTATTGATGAGATTCATACCGTCGTCGGAGCAGGTGCCAGTCAAGGAGCAATGGATGCAGGCAACTTGCTTAAGCCCATGTTGGCCCGAGGCGAACTACGCTGTATTGGAGCCACCACTTTAGACGAATATCGCAAATATATTGAAAAAGATGCTGCTCTAGAACGACGCTTCCAGCAGGTCTATATCGATCAGCCCAACATTCAGGACACCGTCTCGATTCTGCGGGGTCTGAAGGAACGCTATGAAGTCCATCATGGCGTCAGGATTTCGGATAATGCCCTCGTTGCTGCAGCCACCCTCTCGACCCGCTACATTAGCGATCGCTTTTTGCCAGACAAAGCGATTGACCTCATGGATGAAGCGGCGGCCAAACTCAAAATGGAGATTACCTCGAAGCCAGAAGAGCTGGACGAAATTGATCGCAAAATCCTGCAGCTAGAGATGGAGCGTCTATCTCTAGAGAAAGAAAGCGATCGCTCGTCTCTAGAGCGGCTCGAACGGATCGAACAAGAGATTGCCAATTTACAAGAAGATCAGAAGACCCTAAATGCTCAGTGGCAATCTGAGAAGCAGATCATTGATGATATTCAAACTATCAAAGAAGAAATTGATCGGGTCAATATTGAAATTCAGCAAGCAGAGCGTAACTATGATCTTAATCATGCAGCTGAACTCAAATATGGCAGACTTACCAATCTCCAACGGCAGCTAGAATCAGCAGAAGCCCAGCTGGCTCAGCGCCAAACCAATACCAATTCCCTCTTAAGAGAAGAAGTGACCGACGCTGACATTGCCGAAATCATCTCTAAATGGACAGGAATCCCCGTTAGCAAGCTGGTGGCTTCAGAGATGGAGAAGCTGCTGCACCTGGAAGATGAGCTGCATCAGCGGGTGATTGGCCAGGAAGAAGCAGTGACAGCTGTATCCGATGCGATTCAGCGATCGCGGGCCGGTCTTGCTGACCCCAATCGTCCCATTGCTAGCTTTATTTTCTTAGGTCCTACAGGGGTGGGCAAAACAGAACTCGGCAAAGCCTTAGCCGCCTACCTCTTTGATACCGAAGATGCCATGGTCCGCATCGACATGTCGGAATATATGGAGAAGCATACAGTGGCCCGGATGATTGGGGCCCCTCCTGGCTATGTCGGCTATGACGAAGGAGGGCAACTCACGGAAGCGGTACGCCGTCGTCCTTATGCCGTCATTCTATTTGATGAAATTGAGAAGGCCCATCCCGATGTCTTCAATATCATGCTGCAAATTCTTGATGATGGCCGGGTTACAGATTCCCAGGGTCGGACCATCGACTTTAAGAATGCGGTGATTATTATGACTAGCAATATTGGCTCCCAACATATTTTAGATTTGGCAGGAGATGATAGCCGCTACAGCGAAATGCAGAGTCGGGTCATGGATGCTATGCGTTCGCACTTCCGACCTGAATTTCTCAATCGGATTGATGAGCTGATTATTTTCCGCAGTCTACGCAAAGATCAGCTCCGAAATATCACCAAAATACAGGTGCAACGACTGGCGAAACGGCTGGGCGATCGCAAGATGTCTCTCAAACTTTCTGAAACGGCTTTAGATTTCCTCGCAGAAGTCGGTTACGACCCGGTCTATGGAGCCAGACCTTTGAAGCGAGCCATTCAGCGAGAGCTAGAAACCCAAATTGCTAAAGCGATTTTGCGCGGAGACTTTGGTGAAGGGGACACGATCTTCACCGATGTTGAGAGTGAGCGGTTGACCTTTAAGCGCATGGGTGCAGAAGTCTTAACCACTTCGAGTTAA
- the rpmI gene encoding 50S ribosomal protein L35, giving the protein MPKLKTRRSAAKRFKRSGSGKFMRRKAYKNHLLEHKGPDRKSRLSKKCVVSEQDAENVRAMMPYS; this is encoded by the coding sequence ATGCCCAAACTAAAAACCCGACGATCCGCTGCCAAACGCTTTAAAAGAAGCGGAAGTGGCAAATTTATGCGTCGCAAGGCATACAAGAATCACTTGTTAGAGCATAAAGGTCCCGACCGTAAGAGTCGCCTCTCTAAGAAATGTGTTGTCAGCGAGCAAGATGCAGAAAACGTTAGAGCTATGATGCCCTACTCCTAG
- a CDS encoding NuoM family protein, whose product MASHLLSLIIFSPLVGAVIILLLPKAQESLYKWISLANMVVVSALVFAAFLQFDPNQTGFQLVEKTLWIPQLNVYYLLGTDGISFPMVVLTALISTLASIGSFSIKKREKEYYCLYLFLVTGMMGTFLALDMILFYVFWEVVLVPMYFLIGIWGGARKEYAAMKFFLYTFAGSLLMLVGILGLYFNSAPHTFNIMELVNQDFSFGFQKLVFLALFVGFAVKVPTFPFHTWLPDAHVEAPTPISVILAGVLLKMGTYGFFRFSFPILPEAANWFRPYLAILAAIGIVYGGFIALAQTDFKKMVAYSSISHMGFVLLGLAAFSTNGFNGAMLQMFSHGVITGALFLLVGVIYDRAHTRDMNAFGGLNAQLPVYSGFLVFFSLASLGLPGLSGFVSEFLVLLGAYEYSKLYTAFACLGILLAACYLLFMVRRVLLGPANPKWDSLPDINIREVVTIIPLLVITLGIGIYPRYILSFFIPTLQDLLASIGGTVM is encoded by the coding sequence ATGGCATCTCATCTTTTATCCTTGATAATATTTTCCCCGCTCGTTGGGGCGGTCATAATCCTTTTGCTCCCTAAGGCTCAAGAAAGCCTTTACAAATGGATATCTTTGGCCAACATGGTTGTGGTGAGTGCGCTTGTATTTGCAGCATTTCTCCAATTTGACCCGAATCAGACTGGCTTTCAGCTGGTCGAAAAGACCCTCTGGATTCCTCAGCTTAATGTCTATTACCTGCTGGGAACCGATGGTATTAGCTTTCCAATGGTGGTCTTAACCGCTTTAATTTCTACCCTGGCCAGTATCGGCTCCTTCAGTATCAAGAAACGGGAAAAGGAATACTACTGCCTGTATCTCTTCCTAGTGACCGGCATGATGGGGACCTTCCTGGCTCTAGACATGATTTTGTTCTATGTCTTTTGGGAAGTGGTTCTCGTTCCCATGTACTTCTTGATTGGTATTTGGGGGGGAGCTAGGAAAGAGTATGCAGCGATGAAATTCTTTCTGTATACCTTTGCCGGTAGCTTGCTGATGTTGGTTGGCATTTTGGGGCTGTACTTTAACTCCGCCCCTCACACCTTCAACATTATGGAGCTGGTAAACCAAGACTTTAGCTTTGGATTTCAAAAGCTGGTCTTCTTAGCGCTCTTTGTGGGCTTTGCAGTCAAAGTTCCCACCTTTCCTTTCCATACTTGGCTACCCGATGCTCACGTGGAAGCTCCAACCCCCATCAGCGTGATTCTGGCGGGTGTCTTGCTCAAAATGGGAACTTACGGATTCTTCCGCTTTAGCTTCCCTATTTTGCCGGAAGCCGCGAACTGGTTTCGACCTTATCTCGCCATTTTGGCGGCCATTGGTATTGTCTACGGTGGTTTTATTGCTCTCGCCCAGACCGACTTTAAAAAGATGGTGGCCTATTCCAGCATCAGTCACATGGGATTCGTGTTGTTGGGCCTAGCAGCCTTCTCCACCAATGGCTTTAACGGGGCCATGCTGCAGATGTTTAGCCACGGTGTGATCACTGGAGCCCTGTTCTTGCTGGTAGGCGTGATTTATGACCGGGCCCACACCCGCGATATGAACGCTTTTGGTGGGTTGAATGCTCAACTTCCGGTTTACTCTGGATTTTTGGTATTCTTCTCCCTCGCCTCTTTGGGGCTACCGGGTCTTAGCGGCTTTGTCAGTGAGTTTCTAGTCTTGCTGGGTGCCTATGAGTACAGCAAGCTATATACTGCTTTTGCCTGTTTAGGCATTCTCTTAGCAGCCTGTTATCTCCTGTTTATGGTGCGTCGGGTGCTGTTGGGACCTGCCAATCCTAAGTGGGACAGCTTGCCGGATATCAATATCCGCGAGGTAGTCACTATCATTCCTCTTTTGGTTATCACCTTAGGAATTGGTATTTATCCTCGATATATCCTCAGCTTCTTTATTCCTACACTGCAAGATTTGCTAGCCAGTATTGGCGGCACCGTGATGTAG
- the ftsH2 gene encoding ATP-dependent zinc metalloprotease FtsH2: protein MKSSWKILLLWLLPSLLIVFFLWQSVFAPAANTTPETSNAANSRMTYGRFLDYLEAGRIQKVDLFDGGQTAIIETTDIEIGGPVQRVRVALPGSAPQLIAKLREDKVDFDIHPERNTGAVWGLLGNLIFPIFLIVGLFFIFRRSSNVPGGPGQAMNFGKSKARFQMEAQTGVMFDDVAGVEEAKEELEEVVTFLKKPEKFTAVGARIPKGVLLVGPPGTGKTLLAKAIAGEAGVPFFSISGSEFVEMFVGVGASRVRDLFKKAKENAPCIIFIDEIDAVGRQRGAGIGGGNDEREQTLNQLLTEMDGFEGNTGIIILAATNRPDVLDNALLRPGRFDRQVTVDAPDIKGRLEILSVHARDKKLAEDVSLKTIARRTPGFTGADLANLLNEAAILTARRRKEAITLSEIDDAVDRVVAGMEGTPLVDSKSKRLIAYHEIGHAIVGTLKKEHDPVQKVTLIPRGQAQGLTWFTPSDEQELVSRSQLKARMAGAMGGRAAEQVVFGDAEVTTGAGGDLQQVTGMARQMVTRFGMSDLGPLSLEGQQADVFLGRDLMSRSEYSDAIAGRIDAQVRELIQHAYEEAIIIVRDHRPAVDRLVDLLVEKETIDGEELRHILAEYTTVPEKERFVPQL from the coding sequence ATGAAATCTTCTTGGAAAATACTTCTTCTGTGGCTTTTGCCATCTTTATTGATTGTGTTCTTCCTCTGGCAAAGTGTCTTTGCCCCTGCAGCAAACACCACACCAGAAACGAGTAATGCTGCAAACTCACGGATGACCTACGGTCGGTTTCTTGACTATCTAGAAGCAGGCCGAATCCAGAAGGTCGATCTATTTGATGGTGGCCAAACCGCCATTATTGAGACGACAGACATAGAAATTGGCGGTCCAGTTCAGCGAGTCCGCGTGGCCCTACCTGGGTCAGCTCCCCAGCTGATTGCCAAACTCAGAGAAGACAAGGTTGACTTTGATATTCACCCAGAACGCAATACAGGAGCTGTTTGGGGCTTACTCGGCAACTTAATTTTCCCCATCTTCTTGATTGTGGGTCTATTCTTTATTTTCCGTCGGTCTAGCAATGTCCCTGGTGGACCTGGCCAAGCCATGAACTTTGGTAAGTCCAAAGCCCGCTTCCAAATGGAAGCCCAAACCGGAGTCATGTTTGATGATGTAGCCGGTGTCGAAGAAGCCAAAGAAGAACTAGAAGAAGTCGTCACCTTTCTGAAAAAGCCAGAGAAGTTCACAGCCGTCGGCGCCCGGATTCCTAAAGGAGTCTTGTTAGTTGGCCCTCCTGGAACTGGTAAGACCTTACTCGCCAAAGCTATTGCAGGTGAAGCAGGTGTTCCTTTCTTCAGTATTTCTGGCTCAGAATTTGTAGAAATGTTTGTAGGTGTCGGTGCTTCTCGAGTCCGTGACCTATTCAAAAAAGCCAAGGAAAACGCCCCTTGTATTATCTTCATCGATGAGATTGATGCCGTTGGTCGTCAGCGGGGCGCTGGTATCGGTGGCGGTAATGATGAAAGAGAGCAAACTCTTAACCAGCTCTTGACTGAGATGGATGGCTTCGAGGGCAACACCGGAATTATTATTCTTGCTGCCACCAACCGCCCTGACGTCTTAGACAACGCTTTACTCCGTCCAGGCCGATTTGACCGTCAAGTCACGGTAGATGCCCCGGATATCAAGGGTCGCCTAGAGATCCTGTCTGTGCATGCTCGGGATAAAAAGCTAGCTGAAGACGTTTCCTTAAAAACGATTGCTCGCCGCACCCCTGGCTTTACTGGGGCTGACCTAGCTAACTTACTGAATGAAGCGGCTATTCTGACCGCTCGTCGTCGGAAAGAAGCCATTACACTTTCTGAAATCGATGATGCCGTAGACCGGGTCGTCGCCGGTATGGAAGGCACTCCCTTAGTGGATAGCAAGAGCAAGCGCTTGATTGCCTATCATGAAATCGGTCATGCCATTGTTGGCACTCTCAAGAAAGAACATGATCCCGTCCAAAAAGTGACCCTGATCCCTCGAGGCCAAGCCCAAGGTTTAACTTGGTTTACTCCCTCGGATGAGCAGGAATTGGTATCGAGATCGCAACTCAAAGCCCGAATGGCAGGAGCGATGGGTGGACGTGCTGCCGAGCAAGTTGTGTTTGGTGATGCAGAAGTAACCACGGGTGCCGGCGGCGACTTGCAGCAGGTGACAGGTATGGCCCGACAGATGGTGACCCGATTCGGAATGTCTGATTTAGGTCCCCTGTCTTTAGAAGGTCAGCAAGCAGATGTATTTCTGGGGAGAGACCTAATGTCTCGATCTGAATACTCCGATGCAATTGCAGGTCGCATTGACGCCCAAGTTCGTGAATTGATTCAGCATGCCTATGAAGAAGCGATTATCATCGTTCGGGACCATCGTCCTGCGGTTGACCGATTGGTTGACCTCTTAGTAGAGAAAGAAACCATTGACGGTGAAGAATTACGTCATATTCTGGCAGAATACACGACGGTACCTGAGAAAGAACGCTTTGTTCCCCAGCTATAA
- the nuoL gene encoding NADH-quinone oxidoreductase subunit L, which yields MTEFAYLIPLFPLIAFAINLFFGHRLGSFSGWISVLTSVASSAIALPAAWAVAQGGQYSHEWLWLTLGNYDLNFGYLLDPLSATLLFVVTVIGTLIQVYSIGYMHGEKYYHRFFAYVSLFMAAMLTLVIANNYVQYFMAWEVMGLCSYLLIGFYFHKDSAANASRKAFLTTRVGDVGLFLGIMTLFVTGGTLSFVDLPNAVETGAPLLWLAAPLIFCGTVGKSAQFPLHVWLPDAMEGPTPVSALIHAATMVAAGVYLVARSFVLFTSFPAVMPWVMGIGTLTAFMAAYIALTATDIKKVLAFSTISQLGYMVTAMGLGGMTAGTFHLMTHAFFKALLFLGAGSVIHGAHEQDMRQLGGLFGKMKQTGATFIIASLAIAGVPPLSGFWSKDEILLEAYKEGHFLVYGILLLTAFMTAFYMFRVVFMTFFGKARNPEIHAHESPALMTVPLWCLAIGAIFVGIPGSPFMDNWFQAFISGEHHAAAIDWMVMGSSIAAGVLGIGLAAVLYLAKPQWPVAIATTFRPLYLLSINQFWIDDIYSVLILNPFQALGELLFGFDRLVIDGLVNSSATAMQKMSQIQLWIDRNIVDGLVNLTGRGTVIGGDILKLFQTGSTQFYLLITCISVLAFLSVELTTGFQELPLLREEFYGISSFILDNIFPARWGGHNPFAP from the coding sequence ATGACTGAATTTGCATACCTAATACCCCTATTTCCTTTGATTGCGTTTGCAATCAATCTTTTCTTTGGTCATCGGTTAGGTAGTTTCTCTGGATGGATTTCAGTCCTGACAAGTGTTGCCTCTTCGGCCATTGCTTTACCGGCAGCTTGGGCAGTCGCCCAAGGCGGCCAGTACTCCCATGAGTGGCTGTGGTTGACCTTAGGAAATTATGACCTCAATTTTGGCTATTTATTGGATCCACTCTCAGCTACCTTGCTGTTTGTGGTGACGGTGATTGGTACCCTGATTCAGGTCTATTCCATTGGCTATATGCACGGTGAGAAATACTATCACCGGTTTTTTGCCTATGTGTCCCTGTTCATGGCGGCCATGCTGACCTTGGTCATTGCCAACAATTATGTGCAGTACTTCATGGCTTGGGAAGTCATGGGTCTCTGCTCTTATTTGCTAATTGGTTTTTACTTTCACAAGGATTCAGCCGCGAATGCCTCTCGGAAAGCCTTCTTAACCACCCGCGTTGGTGATGTGGGCTTATTTCTCGGCATCATGACCTTGTTTGTGACGGGTGGCACTCTCAGCTTTGTGGATCTTCCCAATGCTGTAGAGACAGGTGCACCGTTGCTGTGGCTGGCAGCTCCTTTGATCTTTTGTGGAACCGTCGGTAAATCGGCTCAATTTCCGTTGCATGTCTGGTTGCCAGACGCCATGGAAGGCCCGACTCCGGTGAGTGCCTTGATTCATGCGGCGACGATGGTGGCGGCAGGTGTTTATCTGGTTGCTCGCTCCTTTGTGCTGTTCACCAGTTTCCCGGCGGTGATGCCCTGGGTGATGGGGATCGGCACCTTGACCGCTTTTATGGCGGCTTATATTGCCTTAACCGCTACGGATATCAAAAAAGTTCTGGCCTTTTCCACTATTTCCCAGTTGGGTTATATGGTGACAGCCATGGGCTTGGGTGGCATGACCGCAGGGACGTTTCACCTGATGACCCATGCCTTCTTTAAGGCGTTGCTATTCCTTGGTGCAGGCAGTGTGATCCACGGTGCCCATGAACAAGATATGCGCCAATTAGGCGGTCTGTTCGGGAAGATGAAGCAGACGGGTGCGACCTTCATTATTGCCTCTTTGGCAATCGCTGGGGTTCCTCCTCTGTCTGGTTTCTGGTCTAAAGACGAAATTCTGCTGGAAGCTTATAAAGAAGGACATTTCTTGGTATACGGCATCCTCTTGTTGACGGCTTTTATGACGGCCTTCTACATGTTCCGTGTCGTGTTTATGACCTTCTTTGGCAAAGCCCGTAACCCTGAGATTCATGCCCATGAATCTCCAGCATTGATGACAGTGCCCCTTTGGTGTCTAGCTATTGGTGCCATCTTTGTGGGTATCCCCGGTTCACCGTTTATGGATAACTGGTTCCAGGCGTTCATCTCGGGTGAACATCATGCGGCCGCGATTGACTGGATGGTGATGGGATCTTCGATTGCTGCGGGTGTATTGGGGATTGGTCTAGCAGCAGTGCTCTACCTCGCTAAGCCCCAATGGCCGGTTGCGATCGCAACCACGTTTCGTCCTCTCTACCTGTTGTCCATTAACCAATTCTGGATTGATGACATCTATTCCGTCTTAATCCTCAATCCTTTTCAAGCGCTGGGAGAACTCCTATTTGGGTTTGATCGCCTCGTGATTGATGGCTTAGTCAACAGTTCAGCTACCGCCATGCAGAAAATGAGCCAAATCCAGCTCTGGATTGATCGCAACATTGTCGATGGGCTCGTTAATCTCACTGGCCGAGGCACCGTCATTGGCGGCGATATCCTCAAGCTGTTCCAAACAGGGTCTACCCAGTTTTATTTATTGATTACTTGCATTAGTGTTCTGGCCTTCCTGTCCGTTGAATTAACGACAGGTTTCCAAGAACTTCCTTTGCTCAGAGAGGAGTTTTATGGCATCTCATCTTTTATCCTTGATAATATTTTCCCCGCTCGTTGGGGCGGTCATAATCCTTTTGCTCCCTAA
- the rplT gene encoding 50S ribosomal protein L20, producing MTRVKRGNVARKRRKKILKLAKGFRGSHSRLFRMANQQVMKALRNAYRDRRKRKRDFRRLWIARINAATRQHGVSYSKFMGQLKQADIQLNRKMLAQLAATDPDSFSKIVELAGKA from the coding sequence ATGACTCGCGTCAAACGCGGTAACGTTGCTCGTAAGCGCCGCAAAAAGATATTAAAGCTTGCCAAAGGCTTCAGAGGCTCCCATTCTCGCCTATTTAGAATGGCGAACCAACAGGTGATGAAAGCCTTACGTAACGCCTATCGCGATCGCCGTAAGCGCAAAAGGGATTTTCGCCGTTTGTGGATTGCCCGCATCAATGCTGCAACTCGGCAGCATGGTGTGAGCTATAGCAAATTTATGGGACAGCTAAAGCAGGCTGATATTCAACTCAACCGCAAGATGCTCGCCCAACTTGCCGCTACAGATCCGGACAGCTTTAGCAAAATTGTCGAACTTGCCGGTAAGGCATAG